A portion of the Treponema rectale genome contains these proteins:
- a CDS encoding TetR/AcrR family transcriptional regulator, translating to MTNKIPESTTRDKILSAAFSLYEMNFSDASLSRIAKKAGITKTAIYRHFRDKNSLEKEMFRIVYDSFYDVLKRFSDKIKEDKPSEAFALILEFIHKNTSFVSFYMLSAAENSQDNLIIEMKKRKLPIFNEILTSDGSINSLDFYVKTIFSTATIICMVSARKKCPEISLSDEDFYKAAGTLILNGLQNSISQITELRFAELEQSVRDSIKDLDPPDRIIIALNSAIKKNGYKNVTLEEIARELGMAKSSLYTWFTNKNDLFSKIIYKELDMLLTAVIENQYCGQTMEERVFLIMSTSLEFLLSRPQLINVFQWLQLTENFGEKICTNPNFNMQQIIEDFFKKNPVTKSVPELGFGTKNYEIITNWIFIMPVFTIFHGEKHGFTDNITRAALRETFKMIEQGLVLDKELNSQGGIK from the coding sequence ATGACGAACAAAATACCTGAATCAACTACAAGAGACAAAATCCTCAGCGCAGCATTCTCCCTCTACGAGATGAATTTCTCAGATGCCTCTTTAAGCAGAATTGCAAAAAAAGCAGGTATAACAAAGACTGCCATTTACAGACATTTCAGGGATAAAAATTCTCTTGAAAAAGAAATGTTCAGGATTGTTTACGATTCATTCTACGACGTACTGAAAAGATTTTCAGATAAAATAAAAGAAGATAAGCCGTCTGAAGCTTTTGCACTGATACTTGAGTTCATACATAAAAACACATCATTCGTATCTTTTTACATGCTTTCAGCTGCAGAAAACAGTCAGGATAATCTGATCATAGAAATGAAAAAAAGAAAGCTTCCGATTTTTAATGAAATTCTGACCAGTGACGGGTCTATAAACAGTCTTGATTTTTACGTCAAAACAATTTTTTCAACTGCAACTATTATCTGCATGGTTTCTGCCAGAAAAAAATGTCCTGAAATATCACTTTCTGATGAAGATTTCTATAAGGCCGCAGGAACACTAATTCTGAACGGACTTCAAAATTCAATTTCACAGATTACAGAACTCAGATTTGCCGAGCTGGAACAGTCTGTACGAGATTCAATAAAAGACCTTGATCCTCCTGACAGAATAATAATCGCACTGAATTCAGCCATAAAGAAAAACGGTTACAAAAATGTCACCCTTGAAGAAATTGCAAGGGAACTGGGTATGGCAAAAAGCAGTCTTTATACATGGTTTACAAATAAAAACGATCTTTTTTCAAAAATAATTTATAAAGAACTGGACATGCTTTTAACAGCAGTAATTGAAAACCAGTACTGCGGTCAGACAATGGAGGAAAGAGTATTTCTGATAATGTCAACAAGCCTGGAATTTCTCCTGTCACGCCCGCAGCTTATAAACGTATTTCAATGGCTGCAGCTTACAGAAAACTTCGGTGAAAAAATCTGTACAAATCCAAATTTCAACATGCAGCAGATTATCGAAGATTTCTTCAAAAAAAATCCCGTAACAAAAAGTGTTCCGGAACTTGGATTCGGAACTAAAAACTATGAAATAATTACAAACTGGATATTCATAATGCCGGTATTCACAATTTTTCATGGTGAAAAACACGGTTTCACGGACAATATAACCCGTGCAGCCCTTAGGGAAACATTTAAAATGATAGAACAGGGACTTGTACTTGATAAAGAATTAAACAGTCAGGGAGGTATAAAATGA
- the uppS gene encoding polyprenyl diphosphate synthase, with protein MVDSLEKEGCVPVHVGIIMDGNGRWAKQRGGIRTNGHSEGLKRAKEIAKAASDLKIKYLTLYVFSTENWKRTQQEVGFLMNLIHGHLLGELNFYKENKIRVKLLGDITGLPKGIQEDIIECEKETESFDGTTINLAINYGGRNEILRSVRKIAGLSLKPEEIQESTISDNFDVPELPDMDLLIRTGGEKRLSNFMLWHAAYAELIFCDTLWPDYKRDEFIGHINEFQNRTRRFGAV; from the coding sequence GTGGTAGATTCATTGGAAAAAGAAGGCTGTGTTCCTGTTCATGTAGGTATAATAATGGACGGAAACGGACGCTGGGCAAAACAGAGAGGCGGTATAAGAACAAACGGTCATTCTGAAGGACTGAAGCGTGCAAAGGAAATTGCAAAAGCAGCCAGTGATTTGAAAATCAAGTATCTTACTCTCTATGTTTTTTCTACTGAAAACTGGAAGCGTACTCAGCAGGAAGTTGGTTTTCTGATGAATCTTATCCACGGACATTTGCTTGGTGAACTTAATTTTTATAAAGAGAACAAAATCCGTGTAAAACTTTTAGGTGATATAACAGGTCTGCCTAAGGGAATTCAGGAAGATATCATCGAATGTGAAAAAGAAACTGAAAGTTTTGACGGAACTACAATAAATCTTGCAATTAATTATGGCGGACGTAATGAAATATTACGTTCTGTCAGAAAGATTGCCGGACTTTCCCTTAAACCTGAAGAAATCCAGGAAAGTACTATTTCTGATAATTTCGATGTTCCTGAACTGCCGGATATGGACCTCCTGATCAGAACCGGTGGAGAAAAGCGCCTCAGTAATTTTATGTTGTGGCATGCTGCATATGCAGAATTAATTTTTTGTGATACACTATGGCCTGATTATAAAAGGGATGAATTTATAGGCCATATAAATGAATTTCAAAATAGAACCAGACGTTTTGGAGCTGTATAA
- the rpmF gene encoding 50S ribosomal protein L32 codes for MAVPRSKTSKAVTKRRRGVNMHLDTPHLVECSNCGNLVLQHHVCQKCGFYRGRQVITPEVNG; via the coding sequence ATGGCAGTACCTAGATCAAAAACTTCAAAAGCTGTAACTAAAAGAAGAAGAGGCGTGAACATGCATCTTGATACTCCGCATCTTGTTGAATGCAGCAACTGTGGAAACCTTGTTCTCCAGCATCATGTATGTCAGAAATGCGGTTTCTACCGCGGACGTCAGGTGATCACACCAGAAGTTAACGGCTAA
- a CDS encoding Maf family protein — protein MKKIILASSSPRRMELLDRMGIPYEVFPADIDESYPHDIDILDVSSFIAEKKVMAVSTKIKETDKKSLVLGADTVICTENLILGKPSDRNQAVEYLHLLQGKMHKTVSGIALFNGENETVTVRKSVNNVFFKSMTDDEIEWYVNTEEWKDAAGGYRIQGKASFFIEKIEGSYSSIMGLPLFELYDILRSQNYSFL, from the coding sequence ATGAAAAAAATAATTCTTGCTTCATCTTCTCCTCGCCGCATGGAACTGCTGGACAGAATGGGTATTCCTTATGAGGTTTTCCCTGCAGATATTGATGAATCTTACCCCCATGATATTGATATTCTGGACGTGAGTTCTTTTATTGCAGAAAAAAAAGTAATGGCAGTTAGTACAAAAATAAAGGAAACAGATAAAAAATCTCTTGTTTTAGGTGCTGATACAGTAATTTGTACTGAAAATTTAATTTTAGGAAAGCCATCTGACAGAAATCAGGCTGTTGAATACCTCCATCTCCTTCAGGGAAAGATGCATAAAACGGTCTCCGGCATTGCACTCTTTAACGGTGAAAATGAAACGGTTACTGTAAGAAAGAGCGTTAATAATGTTTTTTTTAAGTCTATGACCGATGATGAAATTGAATGGTACGTGAATACAGAGGAATGGAAAGATGCAGCCGGAGGATACCGTATACAGGGTAAGGCTTCTTTCTTTATAGAAAAAATTGAAGGAAGTTACAGTTCTATTATGGGCTTGCCTCTTTTTGAGCTATATGATATATTGCGCTCGCAGAATTATTCCTTTCTTTAA
- a CDS encoding deoxycytidylate deaminase, whose amino-acid sequence MSEEKYIRPTWDEYFMEVSRTIAKRATCDRGRSGCVIAKDNQILVTGYVGSPAGLPHCDEAGHLFRKSIHADGSITNHCVRTVHAEQNAICQAAKRGIAIDGATLYCKMTPCRTCAMLIINCGIKRVVCEKHYHDEEDSIKMFSEAGIRIEHLEDSVQTYADM is encoded by the coding sequence ATGAGTGAAGAAAAATACATACGTCCTACATGGGACGAATACTTTATGGAAGTAAGCCGCACTATTGCAAAACGAGCAACATGTGACAGAGGAAGAAGCGGCTGTGTAATCGCAAAGGATAATCAGATTTTAGTTACAGGATACGTAGGCAGTCCTGCCGGATTACCCCATTGTGATGAAGCAGGGCATCTTTTTAGAAAATCAATTCATGCAGACGGTTCCATCACAAATCACTGCGTCCGCACAGTTCATGCTGAACAGAATGCAATATGCCAGGCTGCAAAACGCGGAATAGCCATTGACGGTGCAACGCTATACTGCAAAATGACTCCCTGCCGCACCTGTGCAATGCTCATCATAAACTGCGGAATTAAAAGGGTAGTTTGCGAAAAACACTACCATGATGAAGAAGATTCCATAAAGATGTTCAGTGAGGCTGGAATAAGAATTGAACACCTGGAAGATTCCGTTCAGACTTATGCAGATATGTAA
- the acpP gene encoding acyl carrier protein, producing MDELFEKMQKLIAEKLEIDPAKVTLESSFRGDLGADSLDTYELVYAIEEEMGVQIPDDKANEFETVKDAYDYIKSQK from the coding sequence ATGGACGAATTGTTCGAAAAAATGCAGAAGCTTATTGCTGAAAAACTTGAGATCGATCCAGCAAAAGTTACATTGGAATCTTCATTCCGCGGAGACCTTGGAGCAGACAGTCTCGATACTTACGAATTGGTTTATGCTATTGAAGAAGAAATGGGCGTTCAGATTCCAGATGACAAGGCTAACGAATTCGAAACTGTAAAAGATGCCTACGATTACATTAAATCACAGAAATAA
- the rnc gene encoding ribonuclease III, whose protein sequence is MKLDDYFFEKHTLSQERKHVLLEFCRNLEIKFRDLTLLDLALTHRSYSNENKAYKYRNNERLEFLGDSVLGLATAAFLYDDMENNAEGDLAKIKSNVVSEQTLAPIAIEKMHIDSVLVLGKGEEITGGRHKKAILADAVEAVIGALYLDSGYKSAEKLVDRLIVPEIRKVQTNTGNKDYKTILQEYYQKKCRKTPVYELLRTYGPDCDKTFEVQVKLGNTIYGPVTGKSKKGAEQEAARSACMLLQIK, encoded by the coding sequence ATGAAACTTGATGATTATTTTTTTGAAAAACATACCCTGTCTCAAGAAAGAAAACATGTCCTTCTTGAATTCTGCAGGAACCTCGAAATAAAATTCAGGGATTTAACCCTTTTGGACCTGGCACTGACACACCGCTCTTACTCAAATGAGAATAAAGCGTATAAATACAGAAATAATGAAAGACTGGAATTCCTTGGAGACAGTGTTCTCGGACTGGCAACGGCAGCTTTTCTGTATGATGACATGGAAAACAACGCAGAAGGAGATCTTGCAAAAATAAAATCAAATGTCGTCAGTGAACAGACGCTTGCTCCAATTGCAATTGAAAAAATGCATATTGATTCTGTACTTGTACTGGGAAAAGGAGAAGAAATAACAGGAGGCCGGCATAAGAAAGCTATTCTTGCGGATGCAGTTGAAGCTGTAATAGGAGCTCTGTATCTTGATTCAGGATATAAGAGTGCAGAAAAACTTGTCGACCGGCTCATAGTGCCTGAAATACGAAAAGTACAAACAAACACGGGCAACAAAGACTATAAAACCATACTTCAGGAATACTACCAGAAAAAATGCAGGAAAACTCCGGTTTATGAACTGCTGAGAACTTACGGTCCTGACTGTGACAAAACTTTTGAAGTACAGGTAAAACTTGGAAACACCATTTACGGTCCGGTTACCGGAAAATCAAAAAAAGGAGCAGAGCAGGAAGCTGCAAGATCTGCATGTATGCTTTTGCAGATAAAATAA
- a CDS encoding HEAT repeat domain-containing protein, with translation MKVSKILCGCLFVLTASYISAQNSTNQNTSKRSETTVEQDYLSNVEDAIITELAASDDYDNKLVALEYLENAVSAGRASPDMVAALDSLAGEGINKLSRSNGRVMNNFPDIRAKACDLLGEIPTEASKNTLVGIAAEDKEPMVVTAAIRSLGKIGINENDEVISTIEFIHRKYAALNPTSSLALEVLNAYESLAPTVQDKSAMIQSISEIATNYRYVTPVRQKALNLLRSMQSNGSSSGKSK, from the coding sequence ATGAAAGTGTCTAAAATTTTGTGCGGATGTTTATTCGTACTGACCGCTTCCTACATTTCAGCTCAGAATTCGACAAATCAGAATACATCAAAGCGTTCTGAAACGACTGTAGAACAGGATTATCTTAGTAACGTAGAAGATGCAATTATTACGGAACTTGCTGCTTCAGATGATTACGACAATAAGCTCGTTGCGTTGGAATATCTTGAAAATGCAGTATCAGCAGGACGTGCTTCTCCTGATATGGTAGCAGCCCTTGACAGTCTTGCAGGAGAAGGAATCAACAAACTTTCACGCAGCAACGGCCGCGTAATGAATAATTTCCCTGATATCCGTGCAAAAGCCTGTGATCTTCTTGGAGAGATTCCTACGGAAGCCTCAAAGAATACACTTGTGGGAATTGCAGCAGAAGACAAGGAGCCTATGGTTGTAACTGCAGCTATCCGTTCTCTTGGTAAGATTGGTATAAATGAAAATGATGAAGTTATTTCGACAATCGAATTCATTCACAGAAAATATGCAGCTTTGAATCCGACAAGTTCACTTGCCCTCGAGGTTCTTAATGCATATGAAAGTCTTGCTCCAACAGTTCAGGATAAATCAGCAATGATTCAGTCTATTTCTGAAATTGCAACAAATTATCGTTACGTAACTCCTGTACGTCAGAAGGCACTTAACCTTCTTCGTTCCATGCAGAGTAACGGAAGTTCTTCTGGAAAATCAAAATAA
- the tsf gene encoding translation elongation factor Ts, producing the protein MAVTAAMVKELREATGAGMLDCKKALADTNGDFDAAAKLLKEKGLAAVAKRAERATSEGRIFVRQVGNKIAVAELVCETDFVAKNAEFVASGEKILDEVFAKGYTKVEKELNDILLDFATRTRENMSLSKVLIVEVPENAVAGIYVHSDFKSGAVTVIKGSTDDRVKEFARDCCMHLAAFTPAYIKKEDVPQSYIDEQKEIFTAQMAQDEKMASKPENVKAGILQGKINKHLAEICFVDQMFVKDDKKSVAAKLDEVAKEVGAKLEFGQVELLILGK; encoded by the coding sequence ATGGCTGTAACTGCTGCTATGGTAAAAGAACTGCGCGAAGCTACTGGCGCAGGTATGTTGGATTGTAAAAAAGCTCTTGCTGATACAAATGGCGATTTTGATGCAGCTGCTAAACTTCTTAAAGAAAAGGGTCTCGCAGCTGTTGCAAAACGTGCAGAAAGAGCTACTTCTGAAGGACGTATTTTTGTTCGTCAGGTAGGAAATAAAATTGCTGTTGCTGAACTTGTTTGTGAAACTGACTTCGTTGCAAAAAATGCAGAATTTGTAGCCAGCGGAGAAAAAATACTTGATGAAGTATTTGCAAAAGGATACACAAAAGTAGAAAAAGAACTTAATGACATTCTTCTTGATTTTGCAACACGCACACGTGAAAACATGTCTCTTTCAAAAGTTCTTATTGTAGAAGTTCCAGAAAATGCTGTTGCAGGTATTTACGTACATTCTGACTTTAAGTCTGGTGCCGTTACAGTAATAAAGGGTTCTACAGATGATAGAGTAAAGGAATTTGCACGCGACTGCTGTATGCACCTTGCTGCATTTACACCTGCTTACATCAAGAAGGAAGATGTTCCACAGTCTTATATTGATGAACAGAAAGAAATCTTTACTGCTCAGATGGCTCAGGATGAAAAGATGGCATCTAAACCTGAGAACGTTAAGGCTGGAATCCTTCAGGGAAAAATCAACAAGCATCTTGCTGAAATCTGTTTCGTTGACCAGATGTTTGTTAAAGATGACAAAAAGTCTGTTGCAGCAAAACTTGATGAAGTTGCAAAAGAAGTTGGAGCAAAACTTGAATTCGGTCAGGTTGAGCTTCTTATTCTTGGTAAATAA
- the frr gene encoding ribosome recycling factor, producing MADNESRMEKTVNALKDEYNTIRTGRASASIFDKVRVDYYGTPTPLSQVGTISIPEARMVVVSPFDKSLITEIEKAIQKAELGLNPSNDGKVIRISIPPLTADRRKELVKQAKTTAENYRTTIRNIRRDGNDELKKQQKAGELTEDQLKTETDKLQKLTDKYIEEINKVYEAKEKEIME from the coding sequence ATGGCAGATAATGAAAGCCGTATGGAAAAAACTGTAAATGCACTCAAGGATGAATACAATACAATCCGCACAGGAAGAGCAAGTGCATCAATTTTTGATAAAGTTCGCGTGGATTATTACGGAACTCCTACTCCGCTCAGCCAGGTTGGAACGATTTCAATTCCTGAAGCACGTATGGTAGTGGTTTCTCCTTTTGATAAGTCACTTATTACTGAAATTGAAAAAGCTATTCAGAAAGCAGAACTTGGTCTTAATCCTTCAAATGATGGAAAGGTTATAAGAATTTCAATTCCGCCTCTTACAGCAGACAGAAGAAAGGAACTTGTAAAACAGGCAAAGACTACTGCTGAAAATTACCGTACAACTATCCGTAACATTCGTCGTGATGGTAATGATGAACTTAAAAAGCAGCAGAAAGCTGGAGAACTTACAGAAGATCAGCTTAAAACTGAAACTGATAAGCTTCAGAAACTTACAGATAAATACATAGAAGAAATAAATAAAGTTTACGAAGCAAAAGAAAAAGAAATAATGGAATAA
- a CDS encoding TolC family protein: MIIHLKKIAAGTCLMLAALHPVIHAQERVSEQSVTLTLEQAVEYAIEHSKTLKSSDIDLEMKKRASANSWNVFLPNMSLTGTMNRSTEYSPSSAAMNQLISSITHTEAASDFADEESRWAVVGGFTFGWTFTPAYIGQIMQSHANYELQKITWEQTRRDTIINIKKIYYGLLLQEQSLNIQRTTLENARKRAEQAEANYKNGLIPELSLLQTQVSYENQKPDLEQAERSYRQSLDMLAFLIGLPVGTNITLNGTIEPEYVKVDYDTLIEQYGYSSLDLQSLNENIHLTNLGLKTLTLATYFPALSLNYSWQPAYMGKAFSFAGDIGKDDMWYDSGSLSLTVAWNLTNMLPWSTNQQQAKDLKQVKKQLAMTRETLSENQKVQVRKAVDTLIESKAQIENMSRNISLAQRAYDATLKAYRSGTTELLDLRDAENSLNQAKLGLANQKFNYISALLDLENTLNTTLTRTDGNGDKK, translated from the coding sequence ATGATCATCCATCTCAAAAAAATTGCAGCCGGAACATGTCTGATGCTTGCAGCATTACATCCTGTCATTCATGCACAGGAAAGGGTTTCCGAACAATCGGTAACACTTACTCTTGAACAGGCAGTAGAATATGCAATTGAACACAGCAAAACTCTGAAAAGTTCAGATATAGATCTGGAAATGAAAAAAAGAGCTTCAGCAAACAGCTGGAACGTGTTTCTTCCAAATATGTCCCTTACCGGAACCATGAACCGTTCAACAGAGTATTCTCCAAGTTCAGCAGCAATGAATCAGCTGATTTCGTCAATTACACACACTGAAGCTGCATCAGATTTCGCAGACGAAGAATCCCGATGGGCAGTTGTAGGAGGTTTTACTTTCGGGTGGACTTTTACACCTGCATACATCGGACAGATCATGCAGAGTCATGCAAACTATGAACTGCAGAAAATAACATGGGAACAGACAAGACGTGATACAATAATAAACATTAAAAAAATATATTACGGTCTTCTCCTTCAGGAACAGAGTCTGAATATTCAGAGAACAACCCTTGAGAATGCGCGTAAAAGAGCAGAACAGGCAGAAGCAAACTACAAGAACGGTCTTATTCCTGAACTTTCCCTCCTTCAGACTCAGGTAAGCTATGAAAATCAGAAACCTGATCTTGAGCAGGCAGAAAGATCTTACCGTCAGTCTCTTGATATGCTTGCATTCCTCATAGGCCTTCCGGTAGGAACAAACATCACTCTTAACGGAACCATTGAACCGGAATACGTAAAGGTTGATTATGACACTCTCATTGAGCAGTACGGTTATTCATCACTTGACCTTCAGTCTCTCAATGAAAACATTCACCTTACAAACCTCGGTCTGAAAACACTTACCCTTGCAACTTATTTTCCGGCATTAAGCCTGAACTATTCATGGCAGCCTGCTTACATGGGAAAAGCATTCAGCTTTGCAGGAGACATCGGAAAGGATGACATGTGGTACGATTCAGGTTCCCTCAGTCTTACAGTTGCCTGGAATCTGACAAACATGCTTCCATGGTCTACAAACCAGCAGCAGGCAAAAGACCTTAAGCAGGTAAAAAAACAGCTTGCCATGACAAGGGAAACACTTTCTGAAAATCAGAAAGTTCAGGTAAGGAAAGCTGTAGATACGCTTATTGAATCTAAGGCCCAGATTGAAAATATGAGCAGGAATATTTCCCTTGCACAGAGAGCATACGATGCTACCCTTAAGGCTTACAGAAGCGGAACAACAGAACTTCTTGACCTCAGGGATGCGGAAAACTCTCTTAATCAGGCAAAACTCGGACTTGCAAACCAGAAATTCAACTATATTTCTGCTTTACTTGATCTTGAAAATACACTTAATACAACTTTAACCCGTACTGACGGAAATGGAGACAAGAAATGA
- the rpsB gene encoding 30S ribosomal protein S2 → MAVVTMKSLLESGVHFGHQVKRWDPRMKKYIFASRNGIHIIDLQKTITAIKDSYEVIRKVAASGKSVLFVGTKKQAQQAIAKEAERCGMFYVNNRWLGGTLTNFATIKKSLLRLKKIEKMEVDGTFNNLTKKEVANLLKEKDKLTKNYGGMKDMKELPGAIFIIDTHKEQIAVAEARRMGIPIVAIVDTNCNPEGIDYPIPGNDDAIRAISLFTSIIANAVIEADNEQGLKIIETLGDEDDVRTDASTKSEDEEIVDYSNYTPTETKEEDLEADKRDEQEFVDEDKYTK, encoded by the coding sequence ATGGCAGTTGTAACCATGAAGAGTCTTCTTGAGTCTGGAGTACATTTCGGACATCAGGTAAAGCGTTGGGATCCACGTATGAAGAAGTACATTTTTGCTTCTCGCAATGGAATTCACATCATTGATTTGCAGAAAACAATCACAGCTATTAAAGACAGCTATGAAGTTATCCGCAAGGTTGCCGCATCAGGCAAATCAGTTCTTTTTGTTGGAACAAAAAAACAGGCACAGCAGGCTATTGCAAAAGAAGCAGAACGCTGTGGAATGTTCTATGTAAATAACCGCTGGCTTGGCGGTACCCTCACAAACTTTGCAACAATTAAAAAGTCTCTTCTTCGTCTTAAGAAAATTGAAAAGATGGAAGTTGACGGTACATTTAACAATCTTACAAAGAAAGAAGTTGCTAACCTTCTCAAAGAAAAAGATAAGCTTACAAAGAATTACGGTGGAATGAAAGATATGAAGGAACTTCCTGGAGCTATCTTCATCATCGATACTCATAAAGAACAGATAGCTGTTGCTGAAGCTCGCCGCATGGGTATTCCTATCGTAGCAATCGTTGATACAAACTGTAATCCGGAAGGAATTGATTATCCTATTCCTGGTAATGATGATGCAATTCGTGCCATCAGCCTTTTCACTTCAATCATTGCAAATGCTGTTATTGAAGCTGATAATGAACAGGGTCTTAAGATTATTGAAACTCTTGGTGATGAAGATGATGTTCGTACAGATGCTTCAACAAAGAGTGAAGATGAAGAAATCGTTGACTATTCAAACTATACTCCTACAGAAACAAAAGAAGAAGACCTTGAAGCTGATAAGAGAGATGAACAGGAATTTGTTGACGAAGACAAATATACAAAATAA
- a CDS encoding efflux RND transporter periplasmic adaptor subunit — translation MKKNRSLNTIITASVILMLCCIAASCSKKDAAAGAEKNDAVYAVNAYKTSADNLDSYLEFGGDVDSVSAVDVLPDVSGKISSIKVSIGELVSKDEVICYVDASRPGYIYSESPVKAPIAGRLTSFAPTVGTMVAPSMSIAKISNTDDLEIKVNVPERFISRISKNQNAVLTFDSYPGEEFKAKVFEVSPVLDTTSRTMQIKLRITEKNSLIKVGMYARVRLITQSISNAIVVPDSSIITRDGKPYIFIIDSEKSTEEKSFVKLVSIKKGITVDDKTEITEGLKAGDVIIVKGQTLLNDGAAVNVISTANGD, via the coding sequence ATGAAAAAGAACAGATCATTAAACACGATTATTACAGCTTCTGTAATTTTAATGCTGTGCTGTATCGCAGCATCCTGCAGTAAAAAAGACGCGGCTGCAGGAGCAGAAAAGAATGATGCTGTATATGCTGTGAATGCATATAAAACTTCAGCAGACAATCTGGACAGTTATCTTGAATTCGGAGGAGACGTAGACTCAGTTTCTGCCGTTGATGTACTTCCTGATGTATCCGGAAAAATTTCAAGCATAAAAGTAAGCATCGGAGAACTGGTATCAAAGGATGAAGTTATCTGTTATGTCGATGCAAGCCGACCAGGATATATATATAGCGAATCTCCTGTGAAAGCACCGATAGCCGGAAGACTTACATCTTTTGCCCCGACAGTCGGAACCATGGTTGCTCCATCAATGTCAATTGCAAAAATCAGCAATACGGATGATCTTGAAATAAAAGTTAACGTACCGGAACGCTTTATAAGCCGTATTTCTAAAAACCAGAATGCTGTCCTTACATTTGATTCATACCCTGGTGAAGAGTTTAAGGCAAAAGTTTTTGAAGTAAGTCCAGTACTTGATACCACATCACGTACGATGCAGATTAAACTCCGCATTACAGAAAAAAATTCCCTCATTAAAGTCGGAATGTATGCACGTGTCCGTCTTATTACGCAGAGCATCAGCAATGCAATAGTTGTACCGGACAGTTCGATTATTACAAGAGACGGTAAACCTTATATTTTCATAATTGACAGTGAAAAATCTACGGAAGAAAAATCCTTTGTAAAACTTGTTTCAATAAAGAAGGGTATTACCGTTGATGATAAGACAGAAATTACAGAAGGACTTAAAGCCGGAGACGTTATCATAGTAAAGGGACAGACGCTTCTCAATGACGGAGCAGCAGTAAATGTCATCTCAACTGCAAACGGAGACTAA
- the coaD gene encoding pantetheine-phosphate adenylyltransferase encodes MSKAVFPGTFDPPTYGHLNLIKRASLLFDSIDVLISVNPDKKTLFSEEERFNLLTELTKDFSNVTVHKWNGLVVDYCAKAGSKVLLRGIRNTVDFSYEFDLSLMNRSLDSEVETLFMPTEQKYFLIRSSSIKEVARLGGNISLMVPPAVEKALKEKYNIKI; translated from the coding sequence ATGTCAAAAGCAGTATTTCCGGGAACTTTTGATCCGCCTACCTACGGTCACCTGAACCTTATAAAAAGGGCAAGCCTTCTTTTTGACAGCATAGACGTGCTCATATCGGTAAACCCTGACAAGAAAACACTTTTTTCAGAAGAAGAACGTTTTAACCTTCTCACGGAACTTACAAAAGACTTCAGCAATGTAACGGTGCACAAATGGAACGGCCTTGTTGTTGATTACTGCGCCAAAGCAGGTTCGAAAGTCCTGCTCAGGGGAATTCGCAACACCGTAGACTTTTCCTATGAGTTTGACCTTTCACTCATGAACCGTTCTCTTGACAGTGAGGTAGAAACACTTTTCATGCCTACTGAACAAAAGTATTTTCTGATCAGAAGCAGCAGCATAAAGGAAGTTGCGCGACTGGGAGGTAACATAAGCCTGATGGTTCCTCCTGCAGTTGAAAAAGCACTTAAAGAAAAATACAACATAAAAATTTGA